The following proteins come from a genomic window of Candidatus Babeliales bacterium:
- a CDS encoding M48 family metalloprotease yields MKKVYIIFLTALSIMTTIQTFTMQQAGIKAAAPHFTKKIFSSSMTGIHWLIAAGDSLYSGAQNAKTLLNEKKSLEKLNNADQEITDFILSTLEKTNYVNIDAIKINPSYDFFGIPMGTFNKHIMLAPETDSEIKQALATNDQIILNKWRATLEHENSHRKHNDLWWRVAADITLPFLTHTSVKIIRNAIPIAKKTRSFISEQCIKIPTAFGKNLITTISKFTVQKHQEQRADNEISDDINMLVGKKTVLSENEQKRIKFFNPSNKLSPKQYEWLIWSLNFFESHPLPNERIKKLDERIALLRNQSPDNERTIL; encoded by the coding sequence ATGAAAAAAGTATATATTATTTTCTTAACCGCATTATCAATTATGACAACAATACAAACATTCACCATGCAGCAAGCAGGAATTAAAGCTGCAGCGCCTCATTTCACAAAAAAAATATTTAGTAGTTCTATGACGGGAATCCATTGGTTAATTGCCGCAGGAGATTCTTTATATTCTGGAGCGCAGAATGCAAAAACACTGCTTAATGAAAAAAAATCTCTTGAAAAACTTAATAATGCAGATCAAGAAATAACTGACTTCATACTATCAACATTAGAAAAAACAAATTATGTAAATATTGATGCAATAAAAATAAATCCTAGTTATGACTTTTTTGGCATACCAATGGGAACATTTAATAAACATATTATGTTAGCACCAGAAACCGATTCTGAAATAAAGCAAGCACTAGCAACCAATGACCAAATAATACTTAATAAATGGCGGGCAACATTGGAACATGAAAACAGCCATCGAAAACATAATGATCTTTGGTGGAGAGTTGCTGCTGATATAACATTACCATTTTTAACTCATACATCAGTAAAAATTATCCGTAATGCTATTCCTATTGCTAAAAAAACAAGAAGCTTTATATCAGAACAATGTATAAAAATACCAACCGCTTTTGGAAAAAACCTTATCACTACGATAAGCAAATTTACTGTTCAAAAGCATCAAGAACAACGTGCCGACAATGAAATTTCTGACGACATTAATATGCTCGTCGGAAAAAAGACTGTATTAAGCGAAAATGAACAGAAAAGAATTAAGTTTTTTAACCCCTCCAACAAACTATCTCCAAAACAATATGAATGGTTAATCTGGTCACTTAATTTTTTTGAATCGCATCCCCTGCCAAATGAACGTATTAAAAAACTTGATGAACGTATTGCATTGCTCAGAAATCAATCTCCAGATAACGAACGCACTATTTTATAA
- the rpmG gene encoding 50S ribosomal protein L33, which produces MAKNRKTTHLVCEICKERNYTQVVSKKRTIGSLKLSKYCARCRKHNDHKETK; this is translated from the coding sequence ATGGCAAAAAATAGAAAAACTACTCATTTGGTTTGCGAAATATGCAAAGAGCGCAATTATACTCAGGTTGTTTCAAAAAAAAGAACTATTGGTTCTTTAAAGTTGAGTAAATATTGTGCGCGTTGTCGTAAACATAATGATCATAAAGAAACAAAATAG
- the secE gene encoding preprotein translocase subunit SecE: MIKNVTQFVKDVQLELSKVTWPKFDEFVGSTIVVLLLMVFFSIYLGLVDKGLTELWRFVVGLYSGY, encoded by the coding sequence ATGATAAAAAATGTAACGCAGTTTGTTAAAGATGTGCAACTTGAGCTTTCCAAAGTTACTTGGCCTAAATTTGATGAGTTTGTAGGTTCAACAATTGTTGTCTTGCTACTCATGGTTTTTTTTTCAATTTATCTAGGGCTAGTTGATAAAGGGCTTACTGAGCTCTGGCGGTTTGTAGTTGGATTGTATAGTGGTTACTAG
- the nusG gene encoding transcription termination/antitermination protein NusG: protein MKRWYVVQVYAGYEQAAKLDIEKRIQAEGMQDFFGEILVPSAKSKPMFAMDDNADQQLFPGYILAEMEMTPESLRVVTASIRVLRFLGGKNPEPISQKEIDRIISQVKGEVAIEVAREEFSLGSEVDIVEGPFAGFVGIIDSVDYNNEKLTVMVSIFGRMTPVELGFHQIKR from the coding sequence ATGAAGCGCTGGTATGTTGTACAAGTGTATGCAGGTTATGAACAGGCAGCTAAGCTGGATATTGAAAAAAGAATTCAAGCTGAAGGAATGCAGGATTTTTTTGGTGAAATTCTTGTGCCTTCTGCTAAGTCAAAGCCGATGTTTGCAATGGATGATAATGCTGATCAGCAGCTTTTTCCTGGTTACATTTTAGCCGAAATGGAGATGACTCCAGAGTCGCTTCGTGTTGTAACGGCAAGTATTCGTGTATTGAGATTTTTGGGAGGAAAGAACCCTGAACCAATATCACAAAAAGAGATCGATCGCATTATTTCTCAGGTAAAAGGAGAGGTAGCGATTGAAGTTGCTCGAGAAGAATTTTCACTTGGCAGTGAAGTAGATATAGTTGAGGGGCCCTTTGCTGGATTTGTCGGTATTATTGATAGCGTAGATTATAATAACGAGAAGCTAACGGTTATGGTTAGCATTTTTGGCAGAATGACCCCTGTTGAACTTGGCTTTCATCAAATTAAGCGATAA
- the rplK gene encoding 50S ribosomal protein L11, translating to MAKIVKAKIKLQIQGGSATPAPPVGSSLGQHQVNIMEFCKAFNAQTAGRKGETVPVEITVYTDRTFEFRVKTSPTTELIKKRINLTKGSARPHEIKVGKISWKDIEEIAKIKMQDLTAMDMDQAKKIVAGSARSIGIDVVD from the coding sequence ATGGCAAAAATAGTTAAAGCAAAAATTAAGCTTCAGATTCAAGGTGGCAGTGCAACTCCAGCTCCTCCTGTAGGATCATCACTTGGTCAGCACCAAGTTAACATTATGGAGTTCTGTAAGGCATTTAATGCGCAAACAGCTGGTCGTAAGGGCGAAACTGTGCCGGTAGAAATTACTGTATACACGGATCGTACGTTTGAGTTTAGGGTTAAAACATCGCCTACTACCGAGCTTATTAAAAAACGAATTAACCTGACAAAAGGTTCTGCTCGGCCACATGAAATTAAAGTTGGAAAGATTTCATGGAAAGATATTGAAGAAATTGCGAAAATAAAAATGCAAGATCTAACTGCAATGGATATGGATCAGGCAAAAAAAATTGTTGCTGGTAGTGCGCGAAGTATTGGAATTGATGTTGTTGATTGA
- the rplA gene encoding 50S ribosomal protein L1 — protein sequence MAKHGKKYRIAISKKPSSDLGVGVALQQVKDLSFAKFDESVDVAINLGIDPAKGEQTVRGSVVLPHSKGKEKVVIVFAKGEFADEAKKAGADFVGMEDLIEKIQGGWLDFDYAVATPDVMGAVGILARVLGPRGLLPNKKVGTVTFDVKSIVEDLKRGRAFFRNDKQGIIHFSVGKVSFDVQKLRDNLDALVKAVLVVKPATAKGKYLKRMTVSSTMGIGISVNFDEFVRSL from the coding sequence ATGGCTAAGCATGGAAAAAAATATCGAATTGCGATATCAAAGAAGCCTAGCAGTGATCTTGGTGTTGGTGTAGCGTTGCAGCAAGTTAAAGATCTTTCCTTTGCTAAGTTTGATGAATCCGTTGATGTAGCAATCAATTTGGGTATAGATCCTGCTAAGGGCGAGCAAACAGTTCGTGGTTCTGTTGTTTTGCCTCATAGTAAAGGTAAAGAAAAAGTTGTCATTGTTTTTGCAAAAGGCGAATTTGCTGATGAAGCAAAGAAAGCAGGCGCTGATTTTGTAGGAATGGAAGATCTTATTGAAAAAATTCAAGGTGGGTGGCTTGATTTCGACTATGCAGTGGCAACGCCGGATGTCATGGGTGCTGTTGGTATTCTTGCACGTGTGTTGGGACCTCGTGGCTTATTGCCGAATAAAAAGGTTGGTACCGTTACTTTTGACGTGAAGTCAATTGTTGAAGATTTAAAAAGAGGTCGTGCTTTTTTTAGAAACGATAAACAGGGCATTATTCATTTTTCGGTGGGTAAGGTTTCATTTGACGTTCAAAAGCTTCGTGACAATTTAGATGCGCTAGTCAAGGCAGTGTTAGTTGTAAAGCCTGCAACTGCTAAAGGTAAGTATTTAAAGCGGATGACAGTGTCATCAACAATGGGTATTGGTATTTCAGTTAATTTTGATGAATTTGTGCGTTCCTTATAG
- the rplJ gene encoding 50S ribosomal protein L10, giving the protein MNRQQKELVVELFQKDFLTNKGTFFVNYSGLTVVQMQQLRRQLREKGGSLKIAKMRLIKRALASVDGVEGLLSHCKNQLGVVFAYDTSGVSGIAKTLNDFSKKNEALGLVVGCIDAQFLDKAAITRIASLPSKEVLLAQLCGTLNAPLISFVCGLNSMIVKLLVALKEIEKQKQA; this is encoded by the coding sequence ATGAATCGGCAACAAAAAGAATTGGTTGTTGAACTGTTTCAGAAAGATTTTTTGACAAATAAGGGTACTTTTTTTGTCAATTATTCTGGGCTGACTGTTGTTCAAATGCAACAATTAAGAAGACAATTGCGTGAAAAAGGCGGCTCGCTCAAAATTGCAAAGATGCGGCTTATTAAACGAGCGCTTGCAAGTGTTGATGGCGTTGAAGGGCTTCTTTCTCATTGTAAAAATCAATTGGGAGTTGTTTTTGCTTATGATACCTCTGGTGTTTCAGGCATAGCTAAGACACTGAATGATTTTTCTAAAAAAAATGAAGCGCTTGGTCTTGTTGTTGGTTGTATTGATGCGCAGTTTTTGGATAAAGCAGCAATCACTCGTATTGCTTCGCTTCCATCAAAAGAAGTATTACTAGCTCAGCTTTGTGGTACTCTTAATGCTCCATTAATTTCATTTGTATGTGGACTTAATTCTATGATTGTAAAACTTTTGGTTGCTTTAAAAGAGATTGAAAAACAAAAGCAAGCATAG